The Flavobacterium sp. 1 genome contains the following window.
TCCACGTGAAGTAGATTATGTTATCCCTGCAAATGATGATGCTTCTAAATCAATTGATAAAATTTTATCTTTAGTAACTGCTTCAATTATCGATGGTCTTGCAAACAGAACTTCTGATAAAGAAACTGATGCTACTGAAGTTGTTGCTGAAACTGAAGCTCCTGTAGCTGAAGTTGCAGCAGTTGAAGCTCCAGCAGCTCCAGCAACTGAAGAATAAATCAAATTTTAAATTCCAATTTTAAATTCCAAATTCCCCAAAAAGATTAATAACATTATGTTAGTAATTTAATAAAATTGGAATTTGGGATTTAAAAATTGGAATTTTTACTTTTATAACATTAAACAAATTATATTATGGCAACAATTACTGCTGCAGACGTAAATAAATTAAGACAAACTACAGGTGCCGGAATGATGGACTGTAAAAAAGCTTTGGTTGAAGCTGAAGGAGATTTCGATAAAGCTATACAAAACCTTAGAGAAAAAGGACAAAAAGTTGCTGATAACCGTTCTGATCGTGAGTCTTCTGAAGGAGCTGCTGTTTCTTTCATCAATGCAGACAAAACTAAAGGAGCTATCATCACTTTAAACTGCGAAACAGATTTCGTAGGTAAAAATGAAAGTTTCGTAGCTTTAGCTAAAGAATTAGTTGAAAAAGCAATCAACTTCTCTTCTAAAGAAGAATTTTTAGCTTCAGATTTCAATGGAATTACTGTTGCTGAAAAATTAATTGAACAAACTGGTGTTATCGGTGAAAAAATCGAAATCGGTGGTTTCGAAATCGTAGAAGGTGCTTTCGTAGGATCTTATGTTCACGTTAACAAAATTGCTGCTTTAACAGCGATTTCGGCAGCAGTTCCTAATGCTGAAGTGTTAACCAAAGACATCTCTATGCAGGTTGCTTCTATGGGAGCTGATACATTATCTTACAAAGATTTTGATCCAGCTTTCGTTGCTTCAGAACTTGCTGCTCGTATTGCTATAATCGAAAAAGAAAATGAAGAAGCAAAACGTTTAGGAAAAACTTTGAAAAATGTTCCTAAATATATTTCTTTCTCTCAATTAACTGAAGAAGTTATAAAACAAGCTGAAGAAGATGCTAAAGCTGAATTAAAAGCTGAAGGCAAACCAGAACAAATTTGGGACAAAATTATTCCAGGAAAAATTCTACGTTTCATCTCTGACAACACTACTTTAGATCAAGAGAAAGCCTTACTAGATCAAAACTTCATCAAAGATGACAGCAAAAAAGTTGGTGATTACGTTAAAGGATTCAACGTTGAGATTACAAATTTCAAAAGAGTTACTTTAGGATAGTCTATAAATAATTGCAACAAACGGATTCTATTTATTTTAGAATTTCGTTTACATACAAAATCCCATCTCGTTTCATTACGGGATGGGATTTTTTTTAAAATTACAGCAAAAAAAAACTTATAACGGTCTTCTATTTGTAATATTAGCAAGCATACATTTATTCTCAAGGAATCCACAAACTTCATTTACAACAAAAACTTGGACAATATTAACAAAGAAACCAAATCTTTCTGCTACTCTATTTAAATAACCATAAAAAAAACAGCAGTAAGCCTTCGCTTACTGCTGTTTTAAATCTATTATTTCGATTATTCTTTTTAGAGATTAACTAATTATTTGAATAAATCGAAATTATTTACCATTATTAACTTCTACAGTTACCATTGCAGTATTCTTCAATTCTTCTTTTTCAACCATTTTAGACAAAAGAAAAACAAGTATCGTTCCCGCAACTCCAAGTCCAGTCATAAACAGCCAATTGGATTCGTAATCAAAATTTTGAATAATTTCCATTCCTGTTTTAGCACTCAAGATATGAGCAAAACTATAACTCATCGTAAAAGCAGCCATATATTTTCCTTCTTGCCTATGCGATCTATCCATTGCGAATGAATTTGCAAACGGAAACGTCAGCATTACACCACAAGTCATAAAGAACATCATAGGAATCAAAACAGCTTCAAAAGGCAGCAATAACAATAAAAAACTAGTTGCCATAAGCAATAAGCCTAAAGAAATCACTTTATGATTGTTAATTTTATTACGGCTAACATAATTCACAATTGGAAGTTCAAAAAGCAAAATAAGCAATCCGTTCAAACTCAAAAGCAATCCGCTATCAAATTCGGTCATATTAAAACGCTCTTTATGATACAAAGGCAGTGTAGTAAAAATCTGAAAGAAAAGAATTCCAGTAATAAGGCAAATAATCAAATGCAGCATAAAAGGCTTGTCTTTCATTACCGAAACCTTAACATTTGGCTTATCATATTTATGCAGCTTAACAGGTATTTTTTTCTCTTTGACAAAAAACATAAAAACAATTATTGCCAATATACATGTCACACCATCAACATAAAAAATATACTCATACCCTAACTGCATGATAATCAAACCACCTAATACAGGACCAAAAAGAAACCCTAAATTGATAGCCGCACGTGTTAATGAATAAGCACGAGCCCTGTCTTCTTTTGCAGTAAATGTTTTTAAGCAAATCAACATCGCAGGTCTAAACATATCCGCAATACTGGTCAACACCAAAATACCAACACATAGCTCTTCAAAAGTTGAAGCATATTGCAGTAGTATAAACACTATACCGCTGGCAAATAAACTGAATACCATGACCTTGTAAAAGCCAATTTTATCAGACAGCTTACCGCTCAACCAAGTTCCAATTATAGAACCTATTCCAAAGAAAACCATTACCCAGCCAATCTGGCTGTAAGTGAATTGTAAATTTTCTTTCATGTATTTTGACAGAAAGGGAATAACCATAGTCCCGGCTCTGTTAATGAATGTAACTAAAGTTAAAATCCAAATCTCTTTCGGAAAACCTTTAAAATTGTCGAAGTATTTTTTTATCATAATTAATTTTTTTTGGGGCAAAAAATTTGTTCATCAAGGCAAAAATAGATTTTTTTTTGAATCAACCAACAAGTAAACAGTTAAAAAACAAAACATTTTCTAAACATTGCAAAAACAATTAGAAAAATTTTACAAAAACTTTTTTTTTAAAAAAAACACAAAACAGGCGGATTATTCAATTTTTAATATAGATTTGCATTTCTAAGAAACCCCAAAATAATTATAATATGAAAGAAAAAATCTACTATTTAATAGTTTGCCTTGTGCTTTCCTATTCAACACAAGCGCAACTCTACGGCGGTATAGAAATAGGAAGTAAAGGTATAAAAATGACCGTTCTTGATGTCGAAAGCATCAAAAGAAACACTTATGATGTAAAAGAGTTTTGGACTGAAAACGTTGGTATTGCTACTGGTATAGGAATAGACGGCACCTTATTACAAGAAGACATTGAAAAAGCAGGGAATGTAGTTTACAACAATTACAAAAAAATGCTTAACGAATACAAAATCGAAGATAAAAATATCTTTGTTGTAGCATCTTCTGGAGTTGGTTTAGCAAACAACACAAATGATTTAGTTGTAAAAATCAAAACTCTTACCAATAAAAAAATCGAGATTATCTCTTCTTCTCTTGAAGCAAAATTACTTTTAAGAGGATGTATCCCTCCTAAAAACTATTTAAGTTCAGTAATTATCGATATTGGAGGAGGAAACACTAAAGGCGGTTATGCCAAAGACATCAACGGTGCTTCTGTATTTTTTCCAATATCATGTGATTTAGGAACTGTTACTTTGACAGAAATCATTAATAAAAAATGTAAACAAAAAACAGTTTTCGAATTCAATGAAAATCTTTTTGACTACTTACCTACTATGAGAGAAAGTTTCAAAAAAATGTATACAAGCCGTGCTGAATCGCAAGACAAGAATAATGTTTACATATCTGGTGGAGCAGCTTGGGCATTTTACACTTTATTGACAGGAATAAAAGCTGAAGAAAATTTTACGCAAGTCCAATATGATGACATTCTATCGATTAGAACTATTGCAGAAAACAACTATCAAAGATTTGTAACTAATGCTGAAAGCAATGTAGAAATGCAAAAAGTATTAAAAACATATCAGCAAAAATATTTGATTGCAGCATTTAATCTTTTGGAAACTTCATTGGAGGTTATTCCAAACATCCAAAACAAAAAGATTTTCTTTGCTAAACAAGGTCAGATTGCTTGGTTAGTAAGTTACGTTTTCGATAGTGCTAAAGGAGTTAAACAAATCTATTAACATTGTCATATTCAAGTATTCTTTTTATAAGATCTTAGAAAACAAACTAGAGGCTGTCCAAAAAAGACAGCCTCTTTTTATTTAACTAAGGCCAAAACACATTTTTTAACAAAGCACTATATTTAGATTCAAAAAATAGATTATTTTTGGACAACTGTTCCTGTATCCAAAAATTAAATCATGAAGAATTTCAAAATAGTATTTACTTTTCTATTACTTGTAACATTTTCTGGCTGTGGTAAAATGGGAATCAACCTGGCTCCTAGAAAAAATATCTGATGCTAAATTCAAAGACGGCAAACTCAAAATGTGGTTTGATAAAAACAAAATGTACACCTCAGGCAGTGTCATAGGCATTAAACACGAAAAAAATGTACACTAATTTAGTATTAATAGGAAGAGCGGCTTACATCCCAACAGTAAAAGGTTACCATTGAAAAATTGGAAAATAATGGATAAGGAAATTCAAAGATGCGGCTGGTGTTTATCCAGCGATTTATACAAAAAATACCATGATGAAGAATGGGGCGTACCCGTGTACGAGGACACCAAACTATTTGAATTCTTGTTACTGGAAACTTTCCAAGCTGGATTAAGCTGGATAACCATACTCAATAAAAGAGAAAATTTCAAAACCGCTTTTGATGCATTTGACTATAAAAAAATAGCAGCTTATTCTGAAGAAAAAATACAGGAATTATTACAGAATTCCGGCATCATCCGCAACCAGTTAAAAGTTCGTTCGGCAGTTTCCAATGCTGTAGCTTTTATGAAAGTCCAAGAAGAATTTGGCAGTTTTTCCAACTATATCTGGGGCTTTGTAGAGGGGAAACCCATTATAAACAGCCGAAAAAACCTAAGCGAAGTTCAAGCCACCACTCCGCTTTCCGACGCTATCAGCAAAGATTTAAAAAAACGCGGCTTCAAATTTGTTGGCTCAACCGTAGTCTATGCACACATGCAGGCCACAGGAATGGTCGATGACCACGTAGCCGATTGCTGGAAAAAAAGCGGTCAGTAATCAGTTTTCAATCTGCAAAAATCCAACAAAAAAACTTTAAACGTTTAAACTATTAAACCTTTAAACGACAAACTATTAAACTTTTTTAATTACATTTGCTTCACACTTTAGGGGTGTCTGCAAAATTGCAGGCTGAGACTTTACCCTCGAACCTGATCTAGTTCATACTAGCGTAGGAAAAAGTAAGATGACTTCTTATTGTACATTTGTGCGCAATTGTAGCCATTCCTAAAGTATAATTACATACTAAATTCAAAAGGAATGGAACTAAAAATCAACAATCAGACTAAACAATTTGCCACTGACAGCCTAACTGTTCAGGCACTTCTTGACTTGGAAATTCCCGTAAAACAAAACGGAATTGCCCTGGCCATCAATAATACCGTTATTCCAAAATCCGATTGGAATTCCCATCTCATCAAAGAAACCGACGACATTTTAATCATATCAGCAACACAAGGAGGTTAATTAGGCTGCTCGAGCGGGCTATTCATTACATGTCCGCAATCAAAACCTCAAAAACATAGTCATAGAAAAAGCTTCCTTTGGTCGCTTTTCTATTCCTTGTTTTTTCTCGGTTTTACCTTTACGGGCTTTTCATTACTATCCTTAGCAGAAGACAAATATTCAACAAAACATAAACTACTCAACAATGAACAACGAAGAAAAAATCTCGAGAACCCCGTTTCCAAATTCCAAAAAAGTATATATCGAAGGAGAAATCCACCCGATAAAAGTAGCCATGCGTGAAATTTTACTCGCAGACACTAAAATGTCAAATGGCAGAATCGAAAAAAATCCATCGGTAACTGTTTACGATACTTCTGGTCCATTCACGGATCCTAATATTGAAATTGATATCCGCAAAGGATTACCTCGCATTCGCGAACAATGGATTCTAGACCGCAATGATGTAGAAGAATTAACCGAAATCTCCTCCGAGTACGGAAAATCGCGTTTGAATGACGCAAAACTAAACGACTTGCGTTTTGAATATTTGCACAAACCAATGCGTGCTAAAAAAGGAGCCAATGTTTCTCAATTGTATTACGCAAAACAAGGCATCATCACTCCCGAAATGGAATACATTGCCATCCGTGAAAACCAACGCATCGAACAACTAAATGAGCAACCGGCAGCAATGCAATGCCAGCACACAGGTCATAATTTTGGAGCAAATACTCCAAAATCCAAAATCACAGCGGAATTTGTTCGTAGCGAAGTAGCCAGGGGTCGTGCAATTATTCCAAATAACATCAACCATCCTGAAAGCGAACCGATGATTGTGGGTCGTAACTTTTTGGTAAAAATCAATGCTAATATTGGAAATAGCACTGTAACATCAAGCATCGAAGAAGAAGTAGAAAAAGCAGTTTGGGCTTGCCGTTGGGGAGCTGACACCATTATGGATTTATCTACAGGAAAAAACATTCACGAAACCAGAGAATGGATCATCCGAAATTCTCCAGTGCCAATCGGAACTGTACCCATTTACCAAGCATTAGAAAAAGTAAACGGAATTGCCGAAGATTTAACTTGGGAAGTATTCCGCGACACCTTAATTGAACAAGCGGAACAAGGTGTTTCGTATTTCACTATTCACGCTGGAGTTTTATTGCGATATATTCATTTAACCGCCAACCGCGTTACCGGAATCGTTTCCCGTGGCGGTTCAATTATGGCAAAATGGTGTTTATTTCACCACAAAGAAAACTTCCTTTACACCCATTTCGAAGAGATTTGCGAAATTATGAAACAATACGACGTAGCCTTTTCATTAGGAGATGGATTACGTCCGGGTTCTATTGCCGATGCCAATGATGCTGCACAATTTGCCGAATTGGAAACTCTTGGCGAACTGACAAAAATAGCTTGGAAACACGATGTTCAGGTATTTATTGAAGGTCCTGGCCACGTTCCAATGCACATGATCAAAGAAAACATGGATAAACAATTGGAACATTGTGACGAAGCTCCATTTTATACTTTAGGTCCATTAACAACTGATATTGCACCAGGTTACGACCATATCACTTCTGCTATTGGCGCTGCGATGATTGGCTGGTATGGCTGTGCAATGCTGTGTTATGTAACGCCAAAAGAACACCTTGGTTTACCGAACAAAAAAGACGTAAAAGACGGAGTGATCACTTATAAGATAGCTGCACACGCTGCCGATTTAGCAAAAGGACACCCAGGGTCGCAATATCGTGATAATGCCTTGAGTAAAGCCCGTTTCGAATTCCGCTGGGAAGACCAATTCAACTTATCATTAGATCCGGACACTGCCCGTGAATTTCACGATGAAACCTTACCTGCAGATGGAGCAAAAGTAGCTCATTTCTGCTCTATGTGCGGACCAAAATTCTGTTCTATGAAAATTTCGCAGGAAATCCGTGATGTTGCCGAAGCAGAAAAAGGAATGGCAGCAAAATCAGAAGAATTTATTGAACAAGGAAAAGAAATCTATATTTAGAATTAAGATGAAAGTATTAAGTATCAAGACTAACATCTTAATACTTAAAACTCAAAACTTAATACTTCTCATTATGATCATAATTACAAATCCAATTCCGATAGCCAATGAAATCAGCACCATTCATTCTCTTTTTGAGAATGGATTGGAGTTGCTTCATATTCGAAAGCCTGATTTTTCGGAAGAAGAAATGAAATCTTTTCTGGGGAAAACGAAAGTGGTTTTGAGACAACAATTGGTTTTGCACAGCCACCATCAATTGGCGCAAGCATTTGGAATAAATCGAATTCATTTCACGGAAAAAACAAGAATAGAAACACCCGAAGAAAATTTAAAAAACTGGAAAGAAACTGGATTTACAGTCACTGCCTCTATTCATCAAATGATGGATTTTGAAAAATTGTCCAATGTTTTTGATTACGCTTTTTTCGGGCCTGTTTTCGAAAGTATTTCAAAACAAAATTACATTTCGAATCTTGACTTTAAAAAAGAACTGGAACAAAGGAAAAATAATAAAACTGCATTAGTAGCAGTTGGAGGAATCACATCTAATAACATCAAAACCGCATTAGAATATGGTTTCGATGATGTGGCGCTTTTAGGCAGTATTTGGAACAGCAGTAATCCAATAGAAAATTTTAAACTATGTCAGCAAATCGTCCTTTCGTATTAACAATTGCAGGCTTCGACCCTTCAGCAGGTGCAGGAGTTTTGGCTGATGTAAAAACCTTCGAACAGCATCGGGTGTATGGTTTTGCAATTAATACCGGCAATACCATTCAAACCGAAAACGAGTTTTTTGAAATGCAATGGACTGATTTGGCTTTTGTTTTGAAATCATTAGAAAAACTATTCGATAATTATACCATCAAAGCAGTGAAAATTGGAATTATACCTTCATTAGAATATTTGAAACAGGTAGTTTTTACCATAAAAAGGCTTTCCCCAGAAACAAAAATTGTCTGGGATACGATTTTGAAATCAACTACTGAATTTGATTTTTTAACTATTGAAAACCGTAATGATCTGACAGAAATCCTGAATCAAATTGATTTAATTACTCCAAATTATAATGAAATTAAAATCATTTTCCCAAACTTCACTCCGCTCTCTTGTTTTATCAATACATTATCATTCATGACGGGAGAAGTTAATTGTTCTGTTTTGCTGAAAGGAGGTCACAACCCTAATGAAATGGGAGTTGATTATCTCTATACCGAAAAGGATGTGCATCAGCTTTTGCCAAAAACAGGAGAATGCTATGAAAAACATGGCTCAGGCTGTGTGTTATCCGCTGCAATTACAGCAAATCTTGCATTGGAACAAAACCTAAAAATAGCTTGTAAAAATGCAAAAATATATACCGAAAACTATTTACTGTCTAACCCAACTAAACTAGGATTCCATCATGTATAATAAACTACAGTACATCTCACAGGGAGAAAGCATTGAAGAACAATTGCTCAATATTCATCAGGCCTTAGACAATGGCTGCGACTGGATACAAATGAGATTTAAACATCAAAAACAAAAAAAAATATTTGCTTTGGCGGAAGCCGTGAAATTTTTATGTGAAGAATATTTAGCTAATTTCATTGTCAACGATGACGTTCATTTAGCCAAACAATTTAATGCCGATGGTGTTCATCTGGGACTCACAGATATGGGAGTTGCTGAAGCGCGAGCCATTTTAGGCAAAACTAAAATCATCGGAGCCACGGCAAACACTTTTGAAGATATTGTACGACAAGTTAACAATAGCTGTGATTATATTGGATTAGGTCCTTTTCAATTCACAAAAACCAAAAAAAATCTGAGTCCGATACTGGGGATTGAAGGATATGAATCTATTATAAACAAAATGGAACAATCCAAAATTGAAATACCCATTTATGCCATTGGAGGAATTACATTGGAAAATGTTGATGCGCTCATACAAACAGGAATTCATGGTATTGCCGTTTCTGGTATTATCACCGAAAGCGAAAGAAAAAACATACTCATCACACAACTTAACGAAAAATTATATGGCAATGTCATTGTTTAAGATAGGAGACAAAACACTAGAATCAAGACTATTTCTAGGAACTGGAAAATTTGGTTCCAATATAGAAATGGAGAAAGCCATTTTGGCTTCCGAAAGCGAATTGGTAACTGTAGCACTAAAAAGAATCGATCTCGAAACCGATACCGATGCGATTTTAAATCACTTAAAGCATCCCAAAATCAATTTATTACCCAACACTTCTGGCGCACGAAACGCTAAAGAAGCCATTTTTGCGGCACAATTGGCTAGAGAAGCTTTAGAAACCAACTGGCTAAAACTAGAGATTCATCCTGACCCAAAATACTTAATGCCGGATCCCATTGAAACCCTGAAAGCGACTGAAGAACTGGCGAAATTGGGATTCATTGTTTTGCCCTACATCCATGCCGATCCAGTTTTATGCAAGCATTTGGAAAATGCAGGAACAGCTGCCGTTATGCCTTTGGGATCGCCTATTGGCAGTAACAAAGGATTAAAAACCATTGATTTTCTGGAAATAATCATCGAGCAAAGTAACGTTCCTGTCATTATCGACGCAGGCATTGGCTCACCATCTGACGCAGCCAAAGCAATGGAAATGGGAGCTGATGCAGTCTTGGTAAACACCGCCATTGCCGTAGCCGGAAATCCAAAATTAATGGCCGAAGCTTTTAAGGAGGCGGTAATAGCTGGACGAAAAGCATTTGAAGCAAAACTGGGGCAACAATACAAACACGCAGTTGCATCTAGTCCTTTGACGGCTTTTTTGTATGAGTAACAGAATTCATTATTAACCGCAAAGCGCGCAAAGATTTACGCAAAGTTCGCAAAGCTTTGCGGACTTAACTTTAGATTCGGAACATAAAACTTTGCGCACTTTGCGGTAAAAAACATAATACTATGAAAACATTCAAATCTGTTTTTGATGGTTATGATTGGGAAACCATTCAAACCAAAATATATCAAACGACCTCCAAGCAAGTGGAAC
Protein-coding sequences here:
- a CDS encoding thiamine phosphate synthase — protein: MIIITNPIPIANEISTIHSLFENGLELLHIRKPDFSEEEMKSFLGKTKVVLRQQLVLHSHHQLAQAFGINRIHFTEKTRIETPEENLKNWKETGFTVTASIHQMMDFEKLSNVFDYAFFGPVFESISKQNYISNLDFKKELEQRKNNKTALVAVGGITSNNIKTALEYGFDDVALLGSIWNSSNPIENFKLCQQIVLSY
- the tsf gene encoding translation elongation factor Ts, translated to MATITAADVNKLRQTTGAGMMDCKKALVEAEGDFDKAIQNLREKGQKVADNRSDRESSEGAAVSFINADKTKGAIITLNCETDFVGKNESFVALAKELVEKAINFSSKEEFLASDFNGITVAEKLIEQTGVIGEKIEIGGFEIVEGAFVGSYVHVNKIAALTAISAAVPNAEVLTKDISMQVASMGADTLSYKDFDPAFVASELAARIAIIEKENEEAKRLGKTLKNVPKYISFSQLTEEVIKQAEEDAKAELKAEGKPEQIWDKIIPGKILRFISDNTTLDQEKALLDQNFIKDDSKKVGDYVKGFNVEITNFKRVTLG
- a CDS encoding thiamine phosphate synthase; its protein translation is MYNKLQYISQGESIEEQLLNIHQALDNGCDWIQMRFKHQKQKKIFALAEAVKFLCEEYLANFIVNDDVHLAKQFNADGVHLGLTDMGVAEARAILGKTKIIGATANTFEDIVRQVNNSCDYIGLGPFQFTKTKKNLSPILGIEGYESIINKMEQSKIEIPIYAIGGITLENVDALIQTGIHGIAVSGIITESERKNILITQLNEKLYGNVIV
- a CDS encoding thiazole synthase — encoded protein: MAMSLFKIGDKTLESRLFLGTGKFGSNIEMEKAILASESELVTVALKRIDLETDTDAILNHLKHPKINLLPNTSGARNAKEAIFAAQLAREALETNWLKLEIHPDPKYLMPDPIETLKATEELAKLGFIVLPYIHADPVLCKHLENAGTAAVMPLGSPIGSNKGLKTIDFLEIIIEQSNVPVIIDAGIGSPSDAAKAMEMGADAVLVNTAIAVAGNPKLMAEAFKEAVIAGRKAFEAKLGQQYKHAVASSPLTAFLYE
- the thiS gene encoding sulfur carrier protein ThiS — its product is MELKINNQTKQFATDSLTVQALLDLEIPVKQNGIALAINNTVIPKSDWNSHLIKETDDILIISATQGG
- a CDS encoding DNA-3-methyladenine glycosylase I, translated to MDKEIQRCGWCLSSDLYKKYHDEEWGVPVYEDTKLFEFLLLETFQAGLSWITILNKRENFKTAFDAFDYKKIAAYSEEKIQELLQNSGIIRNQLKVRSAVSNAVAFMKVQEEFGSFSNYIWGFVEGKPIINSRKNLSEVQATTPLSDAISKDLKKRGFKFVGSTVVYAHMQATGMVDDHVADCWKKSGQ
- a CDS encoding MFS transporter — translated: MIKKYFDNFKGFPKEIWILTLVTFINRAGTMVIPFLSKYMKENLQFTYSQIGWVMVFFGIGSIIGTWLSGKLSDKIGFYKVMVFSLFASGIVFILLQYASTFEELCVGILVLTSIADMFRPAMLICLKTFTAKEDRARAYSLTRAAINLGFLFGPVLGGLIIMQLGYEYIFYVDGVTCILAIIVFMFFVKEKKIPVKLHKYDKPNVKVSVMKDKPFMLHLIICLITGILFFQIFTTLPLYHKERFNMTEFDSGLLLSLNGLLILLFELPIVNYVSRNKINNHKVISLGLLLMATSFLLLLLPFEAVLIPMMFFMTCGVMLTFPFANSFAMDRSHRQEGKYMAAFTMSYSFAHILSAKTGMEIIQNFDYESNWLFMTGLGVAGTILVFLLSKMVEKEELKNTAMVTVEVNNGK
- a CDS encoding hydroxymethylpyrimidine/phosphomethylpyrimidine kinase — protein: MSANRPFVLTIAGFDPSAGAGVLADVKTFEQHRVYGFAINTGNTIQTENEFFEMQWTDLAFVLKSLEKLFDNYTIKAVKIGIIPSLEYLKQVVFTIKRLSPETKIVWDTILKSTTEFDFLTIENRNDLTEILNQIDLITPNYNEIKIIFPNFTPLSCFINTLSFMTGEVNCSVLLKGGHNPNEMGVDYLYTEKDVHQLLPKTGECYEKHGSGCVLSAAITANLALEQNLKIACKNAKIYTENYLLSNPTKLGFHHV
- the thiC gene encoding phosphomethylpyrimidine synthase ThiC, which encodes MNNEEKISRTPFPNSKKVYIEGEIHPIKVAMREILLADTKMSNGRIEKNPSVTVYDTSGPFTDPNIEIDIRKGLPRIREQWILDRNDVEELTEISSEYGKSRLNDAKLNDLRFEYLHKPMRAKKGANVSQLYYAKQGIITPEMEYIAIRENQRIEQLNEQPAAMQCQHTGHNFGANTPKSKITAEFVRSEVARGRAIIPNNINHPESEPMIVGRNFLVKINANIGNSTVTSSIEEEVEKAVWACRWGADTIMDLSTGKNIHETREWIIRNSPVPIGTVPIYQALEKVNGIAEDLTWEVFRDTLIEQAEQGVSYFTIHAGVLLRYIHLTANRVTGIVSRGGSIMAKWCLFHHKENFLYTHFEEICEIMKQYDVAFSLGDGLRPGSIADANDAAQFAELETLGELTKIAWKHDVQVFIEGPGHVPMHMIKENMDKQLEHCDEAPFYTLGPLTTDIAPGYDHITSAIGAAMIGWYGCAMLCYVTPKEHLGLPNKKDVKDGVITYKIAAHAADLAKGHPGSQYRDNALSKARFEFRWEDQFNLSLDPDTAREFHDETLPADGAKVAHFCSMCGPKFCSMKISQEIRDVAEAEKGMAAKSEEFIEQGKEIYI
- a CDS encoding exopolyphosphatase; the encoded protein is MKEKIYYLIVCLVLSYSTQAQLYGGIEIGSKGIKMTVLDVESIKRNTYDVKEFWTENVGIATGIGIDGTLLQEDIEKAGNVVYNNYKKMLNEYKIEDKNIFVVASSGVGLANNTNDLVVKIKTLTNKKIEIISSSLEAKLLLRGCIPPKNYLSSVIIDIGGGNTKGGYAKDINGASVFFPISCDLGTVTLTEIINKKCKQKTVFEFNENLFDYLPTMRESFKKMYTSRAESQDKNNVYISGGAAWAFYTLLTGIKAEENFTQVQYDDILSIRTIAENNYQRFVTNAESNVEMQKVLKTYQQKYLIAAFNLLETSLEVIPNIQNKKIFFAKQGQIAWLVSYVFDSAKGVKQIY